One window from the genome of Hyalangium ruber encodes:
- a CDS encoding CBS domain-containing protein, producing the protein MRQQGTKKETAASATVTVLPTDTLLCALRVMEAHHLRLLPVVEETGVLLGLVSEAHILQAWGEGPLQPVSEVMAECGFPWAPEEEDELEAVRLLRAAQLLEGRGRASGT; encoded by the coding sequence ATGCGGCAGCAAGGAACGAAGAAGGAAACCGCAGCATCCGCCACTGTCACCGTTTTACCCACAGATACACTCCTGTGTGCCCTGCGGGTCATGGAGGCGCACCACCTGCGGCTCCTGCCTGTCGTGGAGGAGACGGGTGTGCTGCTGGGGCTGGTGAGCGAGGCGCACATTCTTCAGGCCTGGGGGGAGGGGCCGCTCCAGCCCGTCTCGGAGGTGATGGCCGAGTGTGGCTTTCCCTGGGCACCCGAGGAGGAGGACGAGCTGGAGGCCGTGCGGCTGTTGCGGGCGGCGCAGCTCTTGGAGGGGCGGGGGCGGGCCAGCGGCACCTGA
- a CDS encoding alpha/beta hydrolase, with protein MAELFSRAVNRGGEGLLSLTFQPDELYRVPTDDGAAIALGRYHPRGERRYAEPVILCHGLGANRFHLDFDERYSMARYLARAGFEAWVLELRGRGLAGECGEFTFDDQAEHDVRAALRTVLSTGPKQVLWVGHSKGGLTLFAHLARNPQAPVRAAAALGSPFTFAVQPGLRHFIGRIEPLLRLKSIPTRRITSLAFFGAPPGPMTRYMILADNMDPEVIRKALANVPADISGGVGRQFARWISTNAFTSHDGSFDYRVPLAEARMPFLLLAGSRDLLAPPMAVARAKEHLGGPVKLVIAGRAHGFAEDYGHADLVLGRRAPDEIFPLVETFLSAHATRA; from the coding sequence ATGGCGGAGCTCTTCTCCCGAGCGGTGAATCGCGGGGGGGAGGGGTTGCTGTCCCTGACCTTCCAACCGGACGAGCTGTACCGCGTCCCGACGGATGACGGGGCGGCCATCGCCCTGGGGCGCTACCACCCGCGGGGGGAACGCCGTTACGCCGAGCCGGTCATCCTCTGCCACGGGCTGGGGGCCAACCGCTTCCACCTGGACTTCGACGAGCGCTACAGCATGGCCCGCTACCTGGCGCGGGCGGGCTTCGAGGCCTGGGTGCTGGAGCTGCGCGGCCGAGGGCTGGCGGGCGAGTGCGGAGAGTTCACTTTCGATGATCAGGCCGAGCACGACGTGCGCGCCGCGCTGCGCACCGTGCTGTCCACGGGCCCCAAGCAGGTGCTCTGGGTGGGCCACTCCAAGGGAGGCCTCACGCTGTTCGCCCACCTGGCGCGCAACCCCCAGGCGCCCGTGCGCGCGGCGGCGGCGCTGGGCAGCCCCTTCACCTTCGCGGTGCAGCCGGGCCTGCGCCACTTCATCGGCCGCATCGAGCCGCTGCTGCGGCTCAAGAGCATCCCCACCCGGCGTATTACGAGCCTCGCCTTCTTCGGCGCGCCGCCGGGGCCGATGACCCGGTACATGATCCTCGCCGACAACATGGACCCGGAGGTGATTCGAAAGGCGCTGGCCAACGTGCCGGCGGACATCTCCGGGGGCGTGGGGCGCCAGTTCGCCCGGTGGATCTCCACCAACGCCTTCACCTCCCATGACGGGAGCTTCGACTACCGGGTGCCGCTGGCCGAGGCGCGCATGCCCTTCCTGCTGCTGGCCGGCAGCCGAGACTTGCTGGCCCCGCCCATGGCGGTGGCGCGGGCCAAGGAGCACCTGGGCGGGCCGGTGAAGCTCGTCATCGCCGGAAGGGCCCACGGCTTCGCCGAGGACTACGGGCACGCGGACCTGGTGCTCGGCCGCCGGGCGCCAGACGAAATCTTCCCGCTGGTGGAGACGTTCCTCAGCGCGCACGCGACCCGGGCCTGA
- a CDS encoding peptidylprolyl isomerase, with translation MPARRPLLLLLPLTLAACERAPAPGHAVVDVRHTPYKEGSATPVARWQGDVFTAEALEQRLLEMSPALRERYQTPAARREYVESVARFEMLVQEALARGLHEDAEVVASFKRALVSRLMRQQLEQTDITVTDAEVAEAYERQRGDFVRPAQVRLSHVFLAAPRTDAAQVAAARPQAEALLAQARALPPLDFGAFGKLAREHSQEPRTQPLDGDMRFLSDEALARAYGPELLEAVRGLTESGTVAGPVQTEAGFHILKLQGRQPAVNLSLEDMREQLTQRLRNEKQTRAWADFLESVARRQQLTLDEAALGRVSVDLQAPMRAPSGPMPGTVPAPYSPGGGTP, from the coding sequence ATGCCCGCCCGCCGCCCCTTGCTGCTGCTGCTGCCGCTGACGCTCGCCGCGTGCGAGCGCGCTCCAGCGCCCGGGCATGCCGTGGTGGACGTGCGGCACACTCCTTATAAGGAGGGCAGCGCCACCCCGGTGGCCCGCTGGCAGGGGGACGTGTTCACCGCCGAGGCCCTGGAGCAGCGCCTGCTGGAGATGAGCCCCGCGCTGCGCGAGCGCTACCAGACGCCCGCGGCCCGGCGGGAGTACGTGGAGAGCGTGGCCCGCTTCGAGATGCTGGTCCAGGAGGCGCTCGCGCGCGGGCTGCACGAGGACGCCGAGGTGGTGGCCAGCTTCAAGCGCGCGCTGGTGAGCCGGCTGATGCGCCAGCAGCTCGAGCAGACCGACATCACCGTCACCGACGCCGAGGTGGCCGAGGCCTACGAGCGCCAGCGCGGAGACTTCGTGCGGCCGGCCCAGGTGCGCCTCTCCCATGTCTTCCTGGCCGCGCCCCGGACGGACGCCGCGCAGGTGGCCGCCGCGCGCCCCCAGGCCGAGGCGCTGCTGGCCCAGGCCCGCGCCCTGCCACCGCTGGACTTCGGCGCCTTCGGCAAGCTGGCGCGCGAGCACAGCCAGGAGCCGCGCACCCAGCCGCTGGATGGGGACATGCGCTTCCTGTCCGACGAGGCGCTCGCGCGCGCCTACGGGCCCGAGCTGCTCGAGGCGGTGCGGGGCCTCACCGAGTCCGGCACGGTGGCGGGTCCGGTGCAGACCGAGGCTGGCTTCCACATCCTCAAGCTCCAGGGGCGGCAGCCCGCGGTGAACCTCTCACTGGAGGATATGCGCGAGCAGCTCACCCAGCGGCTGCGCAACGAGAAGCAGACGCGGGCCTGGGCGGACTTCCTGGAGTCCGTGGCCCGCCGCCAGCAGCTCACACTCGACGAGGCGGCGCTCGGCCGGGTGTCCGTGGACCTGCAGGCGCCCATGCGCGCGCCCTCGGGGCCGATGCCGGGGACGGTGCCGGCCCCCTACTCTCCGGGCGGAGGCACGCCATGA
- a CDS encoding peptidylprolyl isomerase codes for MRLFPTRSCLLALALTLGAVGCTKPPQQEPDANVVATVNGEVLSRAEFEQELGRELASAEAPERTPEEVEPYKRALLDTLVKRMLLLQEAKQHNLAVTPEEVDRRMLRLSGDYPTDNFSDVLTQGQLSLAELRARESQRLLIEKLFANHVYSRVAVTEEELRAYYAAHETEFNEPEQVHAAQIVVKDMDEARRVQAQLRAGKKFADLARRYSLSADAKVGGDLGFFPRGQMPPAFDAVVFAMRPGQVSDVVSTEYGYHLFRVIEFKAARKKDFTEVRSQVEGRIVKLKQAEAQESFEKELQAKAKIWVNEPTLQAIRGRPAPRAASK; via the coding sequence ATGCGCCTCTTCCCGACCCGCTCCTGTCTGCTCGCGCTGGCCCTGACGCTGGGGGCCGTGGGGTGTACGAAGCCCCCTCAGCAGGAGCCGGACGCCAACGTGGTGGCCACGGTGAACGGCGAGGTGCTGAGCCGGGCCGAGTTCGAGCAGGAGCTGGGGCGCGAGCTGGCCTCCGCCGAGGCCCCGGAGCGCACCCCCGAGGAGGTGGAGCCCTACAAGCGCGCCCTGCTGGACACGCTGGTGAAGCGCATGCTGCTCCTCCAGGAGGCCAAGCAGCACAACCTCGCCGTCACCCCCGAGGAGGTGGACCGGCGGATGCTGCGGCTGTCGGGGGACTACCCCACCGACAACTTCAGCGACGTGCTGACGCAGGGGCAGCTCTCGCTGGCGGAGCTGCGCGCCCGGGAGTCCCAGCGGCTGCTCATCGAGAAGCTGTTCGCCAACCACGTGTACTCGCGCGTGGCCGTCACGGAGGAGGAGCTGCGCGCCTACTATGCGGCCCATGAGACGGAGTTCAACGAGCCCGAGCAGGTCCACGCCGCGCAAATCGTGGTGAAGGACATGGACGAGGCCCGGCGGGTGCAGGCGCAGCTCCGGGCGGGCAAGAAGTTCGCGGACCTGGCGCGCCGCTACTCGCTGAGCGCGGACGCGAAGGTGGGCGGGGACCTGGGCTTCTTCCCGCGCGGGCAGATGCCGCCGGCGTTCGACGCGGTGGTGTTCGCCATGCGCCCCGGGCAGGTGTCGGACGTGGTGTCCACCGAGTACGGCTACCACCTGTTCCGGGTCATCGAGTTCAAGGCCGCGCGCAAGAAGGACTTCACCGAGGTGCGCTCGCAGGTGGAGGGGCGGATCGTGAAGCTCAAGCAGGCCGAGGCGCAAGAGAGCTTCGAGAAGGAATTGCAGGCCAAGGCGAAGATCTGGGTGAACGAGCCCACGCTGCAGGCCATCCGCGGGCGGCCGGCGCCGCGCGCGGCATCGAAATAG
- a CDS encoding peptidylprolyl isomerase: MKTKLGVIAAVVLVWSGVARAEMVDKVAAVVNRDIIALSEVQQRAAPELARVANERDAKRRADQRAQILKQALDVLIADKLIEAEIRELGLSVTSAEVEEAMKDVQKQNGVTDATQFAELLSREGYTLKSYREFLGKQIARGRLMQMKVSSKIKVSEEDLKAAYAQYSKVEGDEYEVHARHILVTVDPKATPEQVEEGRKKAEAIAAEARRPGMDFSSLAKARSEGPSAADGGDLGFFKRGVMVPAFEKAAFALKTGEVSEPIRTNFGWHVLKVEERRAVGVTPYEEMRGKLEAELRQQKTEKFVDQYVQELRKKAVIEVKI; encoded by the coding sequence ATGAAGACGAAGCTGGGAGTCATCGCGGCGGTCGTGCTCGTGTGGAGCGGCGTGGCGCGCGCGGAGATGGTGGACAAGGTGGCCGCGGTGGTGAACCGCGACATCATCGCCCTGTCCGAGGTGCAGCAGCGCGCGGCGCCGGAGCTGGCGCGGGTGGCCAACGAGCGGGACGCGAAGCGGCGCGCGGACCAACGGGCGCAGATCCTCAAGCAGGCGCTGGATGTGCTCATCGCCGACAAGCTCATCGAGGCGGAGATCCGCGAGCTGGGGCTCTCGGTGACGTCGGCGGAAGTCGAAGAGGCGATGAAGGACGTGCAGAAGCAGAACGGGGTGACGGACGCGACCCAGTTCGCCGAGCTGCTGTCGCGCGAGGGCTACACGCTCAAGAGCTACCGCGAGTTCCTGGGCAAGCAGATCGCCCGCGGCCGGCTGATGCAGATGAAGGTGTCCTCGAAGATCAAGGTGTCCGAGGAGGACCTGAAGGCCGCCTATGCGCAGTACTCGAAGGTCGAGGGCGATGAGTACGAGGTCCACGCGCGCCACATCCTGGTGACGGTGGACCCGAAGGCGACGCCGGAGCAGGTGGAGGAGGGGCGCAAGAAGGCGGAGGCGATTGCCGCGGAGGCGCGTCGTCCGGGCATGGACTTCTCGTCGCTGGCGAAGGCGCGCAGCGAGGGCCCGAGCGCGGCGGATGGCGGCGACCTGGGCTTCTTCAAGCGCGGGGTGATGGTGCCGGCGTTCGAGAAGGCGGCGTTCGCGCTGAAGACGGGCGAGGTGAGCGAGCCCATCCGCACCAACTTCGGCTGGCACGTGCTGAAGGTGGAGGAGCGGCGCGCGGTGGGTGTCACCCCCTATGAGGAGATGCGCGGCAAGCTGGAGGCGGAGCTGCGGCAGCAGAAGACGGAGAAGTTCGTCGACCAGTACGTGCAGGAGCTGCGCAAGAAGGCCGTCATCGAAGTGAAGATCTGA
- the pdxA gene encoding 4-hydroxythreonine-4-phosphate dehydrogenase PdxA: MRLPIVGISLGDVSGIGPEVTAGALALPRVRRALVPVVFGDGPTLERFPLFRKYARATPETLGRVTGPTVCAVTALAEKERVPGKPTREGGRAQYAYVMAAIAAARAGHVDALCTAPVSKEQISRAGIPFMGHTEVLAEAFGAEVMMLMDGPRVRIALATNHVPLSALPKLLTVEKLTEQLRLMSRELAPVVGRRPRIAVLGLNPHAGEGGLLGREEVEIISPAIRKARAAKVDAHGPVPADGLFARPDAIGYDAVLAMYHDQGLIPAKALDFERTVNVTLGLPVPRTSPDHGTAYALAGTGKASRVPMVEALLKAALLASSARRGPPRRAPGR, encoded by the coding sequence ATGCGGCTCCCCATCGTGGGCATCTCCCTGGGGGATGTGTCGGGCATCGGCCCGGAGGTGACTGCTGGAGCGCTCGCGCTCCCGCGAGTCCGCCGGGCGCTGGTGCCGGTGGTGTTCGGCGATGGGCCGACGCTGGAGCGCTTCCCCCTCTTCCGAAAGTACGCGCGCGCCACGCCGGAGACGCTGGGCCGGGTAACCGGGCCCACGGTGTGCGCAGTGACGGCGCTGGCCGAGAAGGAGCGCGTGCCCGGCAAGCCCACGCGGGAGGGTGGCCGGGCGCAGTACGCCTATGTCATGGCGGCCATCGCGGCGGCGCGCGCGGGGCACGTGGACGCGCTGTGTACGGCGCCGGTGTCCAAGGAGCAGATCTCCCGCGCGGGCATTCCGTTCATGGGGCACACGGAGGTGCTCGCCGAGGCGTTCGGCGCCGAGGTGATGATGCTGATGGACGGGCCCCGGGTGCGCATCGCGCTGGCCACCAACCACGTGCCCCTGTCCGCGCTGCCGAAGCTGCTCACGGTGGAGAAGCTCACCGAGCAGCTCCGGCTGATGTCCCGCGAGCTGGCGCCGGTGGTGGGGCGCCGCCCGCGCATCGCCGTGCTGGGGCTCAACCCGCACGCGGGCGAGGGCGGGCTGCTGGGACGCGAGGAGGTGGAGATCATCTCCCCGGCCATCCGCAAGGCTCGCGCGGCGAAGGTGGATGCGCACGGACCGGTGCCGGCGGACGGGCTCTTCGCGCGACCGGATGCCATCGGCTACGACGCGGTGCTGGCGATGTACCACGACCAGGGGCTCATCCCGGCCAAGGCGCTGGACTTCGAGCGCACGGTGAACGTGACGCTGGGGCTGCCGGTGCCGCGCACCTCGCCGGACCACGGCACCGCGTACGCGCTGGCGGGCACGGGCAAGGCGAGCCGCGTGCCCATGGTGGAGGCCCTGCTCAAAGCGGCACTGCTCGCCTCAAGTGCTCGACGAGGTCCTCCCCGTCGCGCTCCGGGTCGATGA
- a CDS encoding AgmX/PglI C-terminal domain-containing protein: MEETAWNLEPVSGVQPDVHDALDTDLDAYLDRELFIQPATEVKPATVEKPAELLHGVLALAAEEEQWLRTLPAPEEPAENSKDLESGDCLVPEHLKPKPSPVVSAAAPVASPVPQATLPGLAMMPLPEQPWSPPMAPVAVAPEPVHRSRWLVAGALVGAGVVGVLAAGLLWMSPSSLTERAEVTPVPVAPAPESVLFVENSPLPRQSEPTLVDWSESAQGVVGVSAGALPGPVVPGQELAPQVSAPPVIVPEVPVSIPPAEVARTSEPEPASVKAEPVAPREPVQARRVPAEPRPQPRRLIEDPSLAEAEEEPPFIAQQQPAPAPVAVAKATPASPAPRKKDGYSEYDEEFARELGFTDDAPAHAPESKGPKAVYIPPAPGVNLPEKLTPQDIQQVVVANQPAIVSCLRRFKDSVPEGSGGKFVMRWFVHADGSTYGTMMETSALRGTPLATCLEGLVRGWKFPKHRVQQQEPVRFPFTF; the protein is encoded by the coding sequence ATGGAAGAGACAGCGTGGAATCTCGAGCCGGTCTCCGGTGTCCAACCGGATGTGCATGACGCGCTCGACACAGACTTGGATGCCTACCTGGACCGCGAGCTGTTCATCCAGCCCGCGACGGAGGTGAAGCCCGCGACGGTGGAAAAGCCTGCGGAGCTCCTCCATGGCGTGCTCGCGCTGGCGGCCGAAGAGGAGCAGTGGCTGCGCACGCTCCCCGCTCCAGAGGAGCCCGCGGAGAACTCGAAGGACCTCGAGAGCGGCGACTGTCTGGTTCCGGAGCACCTGAAGCCCAAGCCGTCGCCGGTGGTGAGCGCTGCCGCTCCTGTCGCGTCGCCCGTGCCCCAGGCGACTCTGCCCGGGCTGGCGATGATGCCGCTCCCGGAGCAGCCGTGGAGCCCGCCCATGGCGCCTGTGGCCGTGGCGCCCGAGCCTGTCCACCGCTCGCGGTGGCTCGTCGCGGGGGCCTTGGTCGGCGCGGGGGTCGTCGGTGTACTCGCGGCGGGTCTGCTGTGGATGTCTCCCTCCTCGCTGACCGAGCGTGCGGAGGTGACGCCCGTACCGGTCGCGCCTGCCCCCGAGTCCGTTCTCTTCGTGGAGAACTCGCCACTCCCGCGCCAGTCGGAGCCGACGCTGGTGGACTGGAGCGAGAGCGCTCAGGGCGTGGTGGGGGTCTCCGCGGGAGCGCTTCCGGGCCCCGTGGTGCCTGGGCAGGAGCTTGCCCCGCAGGTGTCCGCGCCGCCCGTCATCGTGCCGGAGGTGCCCGTGAGCATCCCTCCCGCGGAGGTGGCGCGGACCTCGGAGCCCGAGCCCGCGAGCGTGAAGGCGGAGCCCGTCGCGCCGCGTGAGCCCGTGCAGGCCCGCAGGGTACCCGCCGAGCCGAGGCCGCAGCCTCGTCGTCTCATCGAGGATCCGTCCCTCGCGGAGGCGGAGGAGGAGCCGCCCTTCATCGCGCAGCAGCAGCCGGCGCCAGCTCCAGTCGCGGTGGCGAAGGCCACTCCCGCGTCGCCGGCCCCGCGCAAGAAGGACGGGTACTCGGAATACGATGAGGAGTTCGCGCGGGAGCTGGGCTTCACGGATGACGCGCCCGCCCACGCGCCGGAGTCAAAGGGACCGAAGGCGGTCTACATCCCGCCAGCGCCTGGCGTGAACCTCCCGGAGAAGCTCACGCCGCAGGACATCCAGCAGGTGGTGGTGGCCAATCAGCCGGCCATCGTCTCGTGCCTCCGGCGCTTCAAGGACTCGGTGCCCGAGGGCAGCGGAGGCAAGTTCGTGATGCGGTGGTTCGTCCACGCGGACGGCTCCACCTACGGGACGATGATGGAGACCTCGGCCCTGCGTGGCACCCCGCTGGCGACGTGCCTCGAGGGACTGGTGCGCGGCTGGAAGTTCCCGAAGCACCGCGTGCAGCAGCAGGAGCCGGTCCGCTTCCCCTTCACCTTCTGA
- a CDS encoding fatty acid desaturase family protein, which produces MSQAARTFDPSSVDMDGFHRELKAMREQVDASLGEADLAHLRKIERWGRLATVLGVATCWLAPNPLSAAAMSLGRSTRWLLMHHVGHRGYDRVPGTPVARTSKGFARGRRRALDWLDWMLPEAWVYEHNVLHHSHTGEDADPDLLERNAETTLRNPRQPLALRYVQLVLLALTWRASYYAPETLSALRRKGRRQGSSMTRAEKWELVWKCYAPYAAFYFVLFPALFLPLGLWAAFSVLCNSVLADLLTSVHTFLVVGPNHTGEDLYRFDEAPESRGARFVQQVIGSANYRTGGDLNDFAHLWLNYQIEHHIWPDLPMLKYREVQPKVRALCEKYGVPYVQESVWTRVRKMVDVVLGKASMRRLTPGRAVSSALPSEEGAALPALPTVAQ; this is translated from the coding sequence ATGTCTCAGGCCGCACGCACCTTCGATCCTTCCTCCGTGGACATGGACGGCTTCCATCGCGAGCTGAAGGCCATGCGAGAGCAGGTGGATGCCTCGCTCGGCGAGGCGGACCTGGCACACCTGAGGAAGATCGAGCGCTGGGGCCGGCTGGCCACGGTGCTGGGCGTGGCCACGTGCTGGCTGGCGCCCAACCCGCTGAGCGCGGCGGCGATGAGCCTGGGACGCTCCACGCGCTGGCTGCTCATGCACCACGTGGGGCATCGCGGCTATGACCGGGTGCCGGGTACGCCGGTGGCGCGCACGAGCAAGGGCTTCGCGCGCGGGCGGCGTCGTGCCCTCGACTGGCTGGACTGGATGCTCCCGGAGGCATGGGTCTACGAGCACAACGTCCTGCACCACTCGCACACGGGCGAGGATGCGGATCCGGACCTGCTGGAGCGCAACGCGGAAACCACCTTGCGCAACCCGCGCCAGCCGCTGGCCCTGCGCTACGTGCAGCTGGTGCTGTTGGCGCTCACGTGGCGTGCCAGCTACTACGCGCCGGAGACGCTGAGCGCGCTGCGCCGCAAGGGCCGGCGGCAGGGCTCCTCGATGACGCGCGCCGAGAAGTGGGAGCTGGTGTGGAAGTGCTACGCGCCCTACGCGGCGTTCTACTTCGTGCTCTTCCCTGCGCTGTTCCTGCCGCTGGGACTGTGGGCGGCGTTCAGCGTGCTGTGCAACTCGGTGCTGGCGGACTTGCTGACCAGCGTTCACACCTTCCTGGTGGTGGGGCCGAACCACACGGGCGAGGACCTGTACCGCTTCGATGAGGCGCCCGAGAGCCGGGGTGCGCGCTTCGTGCAGCAGGTGATTGGCAGCGCGAACTACCGGACGGGCGGGGACCTGAACGACTTCGCGCACCTGTGGCTGAACTACCAGATCGAGCACCACATCTGGCCGGACCTGCCGATGCTCAAGTACCGCGAGGTGCAGCCGAAGGTGCGGGCGTTGTGCGAGAAGTACGGCGTGCCCTACGTGCAGGAGAGCGTCTGGACGCGGGTGCGCAAGATGGTGGACGTGGTGCTGGGTAAGGCCTCGATGCGGAGGCTCACGCCGGGGAGAGCGGTGTCATCCGCGCTCCCGTCGGAAGAGGGCGCCGCGCTCCCCGCGCTGCCCACGGTGGCTCAGTAG
- a CDS encoding serine/threonine protein kinase, producing MDTPSLMVEAGPDALRSGTRIGNWRLSALRGRGTYGAVYSAVSADVELAALKLAIYPRDPRFEREVELLCRIRHPGVPRLLDAGWWRHPVGRLHPYLVMEWVEGVSLYAWAAARNPSSRQVLGLLAQAARALQATHEVSGVHRDIKGTNVLVRPTDGRLFLTDFGSGYFSGASRLTPLPMLPGTPAYRSPEAWYSIQSAGPLATSPALARPADDVFSLGVMAYRLVTNEYPPFTNPHLEEGRCWRPGGGGPRPPRQLNPRVDAQLNALILRMLSVQPAERGTAGELAEAMERGVAHAGPSADAPLFERETRAPEAAQADATAHDHGEQRQAEEPARTVVSRVRRWLPWLTAVGALWLWPAEPGSVRTEEYPSMAHDAKRATSVGDTALSASAASSNVPNREAIALEIPKQPLPGQRKPDGKGRCIKHQIALNGGCWWKVDLEVDDCPGTGYVYQGGCYIPIFLPGRQPTSAPR from the coding sequence ATGGACACACCTTCACTGATGGTGGAAGCAGGCCCGGACGCCTTGCGGTCCGGTACGCGCATCGGGAACTGGAGGCTGAGCGCGCTTCGCGGCCGGGGCACCTACGGCGCGGTCTACTCCGCCGTCAGCGCGGACGTGGAGCTCGCGGCCCTCAAGCTGGCCATCTACCCGAGAGATCCGCGCTTCGAGCGCGAAGTGGAGCTGCTCTGTCGCATCCGCCACCCGGGCGTGCCCCGGTTGCTCGATGCGGGATGGTGGCGGCACCCGGTGGGCCGGCTTCATCCCTACCTCGTCATGGAATGGGTGGAGGGGGTGTCGCTGTACGCATGGGCCGCGGCGCGCAATCCCTCCTCGCGCCAGGTGCTGGGACTGCTGGCCCAGGCAGCGCGCGCGCTTCAAGCCACCCACGAGGTGAGCGGCGTGCATCGAGACATCAAGGGCACCAATGTGCTGGTGCGACCCACGGATGGTCGGCTGTTCCTCACGGACTTCGGCTCGGGGTACTTCTCCGGCGCCTCGCGACTGACACCCCTGCCCATGCTGCCCGGTACCCCGGCCTACCGCAGTCCCGAGGCCTGGTACTCCATCCAGAGCGCGGGACCGCTGGCCACCTCCCCCGCGCTGGCTCGGCCGGCGGATGATGTCTTCTCCCTGGGCGTCATGGCCTACCGGTTGGTAACGAATGAGTACCCGCCCTTCACCAACCCCCACTTGGAGGAGGGACGATGCTGGCGGCCCGGGGGCGGCGGTCCTCGGCCTCCGAGGCAGCTCAACCCTCGGGTGGATGCGCAGCTCAACGCGCTCATCCTGCGCATGCTGTCGGTACAGCCAGCGGAGCGTGGCACCGCGGGCGAGCTGGCCGAGGCGATGGAGCGCGGCGTGGCACATGCCGGACCCTCGGCGGATGCGCCGCTGTTCGAGCGGGAGACGCGGGCCCCCGAGGCCGCACAGGCAGATGCCACCGCGCACGACCACGGAGAGCAGCGACAGGCCGAGGAACCCGCCCGAACCGTGGTGTCCAGGGTCCGAAGATGGCTGCCCTGGCTCACAGCGGTGGGAGCTCTGTGGCTGTGGCCCGCCGAGCCAGGCTCGGTGCGCACTGAGGAGTACCCCTCGATGGCGCACGATGCGAAGAGGGCCACCTCGGTCGGGGACACCGCGCTGAGCGCTTCCGCTGCCTCCTCGAATGTGCCCAACCGGGAAGCCATCGCCTTGGAGATTCCCAAACAGCCTCTGCCAGGACAGCGCAAGCCGGACGGGAAGGGCCGATGCATCAAGCATCAGATCGCCCTCAACGGTGGATGCTGGTGGAAGGTGGACCTCGAGGTCGATGACTGCCCGGGGACCGGCTACGTGTACCAGGGGGGATGTTACATCCCCATCTTCTTGCCGGGACGCCAGCCAACCTCTGCTCCCAGATAG
- a CDS encoding alpha/beta hydrolase family protein, which translates to MDALAARLMARRPRFFEDGWGAQSLLERLTRSPQGFALPELQEVILSAPRREGRILVQEGRFPSPAAVGPLPASCAEARFQLLLPADAGPRPPVCLFLASSGDHGFGMRRFLTKPLLAQGVGAVLLENPYYGSRRPPGQQDEALRTVVDLLLMFRATAVEAVALLGWLLARGHPKVGISGYSMGGSMAAYAASLFPLPLAVIPLAVAHSAAPVFTQGVLSAVPDWEALGRDFGGPEAARKRLAEFLEPLSITQLPPLPNPRRAIIVAARKDGFVPSASTLRVLQHWRGAELRYVSGGHVSGLVTGRRVITRAILDAFSRIEAIELPPEAG; encoded by the coding sequence ATGGATGCACTGGCCGCGCGCCTCATGGCGCGTCGGCCCCGCTTCTTCGAGGATGGGTGGGGTGCCCAATCGCTCCTCGAGCGGCTCACCCGGAGTCCGCAGGGCTTCGCGCTCCCGGAGCTTCAAGAGGTCATCCTGAGCGCTCCTCGACGAGAGGGACGCATCCTCGTCCAGGAGGGGCGCTTCCCCAGCCCCGCCGCCGTCGGGCCCCTGCCCGCCTCCTGCGCCGAGGCTCGCTTCCAGCTCCTGCTGCCCGCTGACGCCGGTCCGCGTCCCCCCGTCTGCCTCTTCCTGGCCTCGTCCGGGGACCATGGCTTCGGCATGCGCCGCTTCCTGACCAAGCCGCTCCTCGCCCAGGGCGTGGGCGCGGTCCTGCTGGAGAACCCTTACTACGGCTCGCGTCGCCCCCCCGGTCAGCAAGACGAGGCGCTGCGCACCGTGGTCGACCTGCTGCTCATGTTCCGAGCCACCGCCGTCGAGGCCGTCGCGCTCCTGGGCTGGCTGCTGGCGCGCGGACACCCCAAGGTGGGCATCTCCGGCTACAGCATGGGTGGCAGCATGGCCGCCTACGCCGCCAGCCTCTTCCCGCTCCCGCTGGCCGTCATCCCCCTGGCCGTGGCGCACTCAGCGGCCCCCGTCTTCACACAGGGTGTCCTGTCCGCCGTGCCAGACTGGGAAGCGTTGGGGCGCGACTTCGGAGGCCCGGAGGCGGCACGCAAGCGGCTGGCCGAGTTCCTCGAGCCCCTCTCCATTACTCAGCTCCCACCTCTGCCCAACCCGCGCCGCGCCATCATCGTGGCCGCGCGCAAGGATGGCTTCGTGCCTTCCGCCTCCACCCTGCGCGTGCTGCAGCACTGGCGCGGCGCCGAGCTGCGCTATGTGTCCGGTGGCCACGTGAGCGGCCTCGTCACCGGCCGACGCGTCATCACCCGCGCCATCCTCGATGCCTTCTCGCGCATCGAGGCCATCGAGCTGCCTCCCGAAGCCGGATGA